In one Spirosoma rigui genomic region, the following are encoded:
- a CDS encoding glutamate synthase subunit beta → MGKPTGFLEFTRELPKKRDPQQRIHDYKEIEVPFSEQDSQRQAARCMDCGTPFCHSGCPLGNIIPEFNDAVYEQNWAYAYEILASTNNFPEFTGRICPAPCEASCVLGINKPPVAIEFIEKSIAEVAFEKGYVKASPPNVRTGKQVAVVGSGPAGLAAAAQLNKAGHTVTVFERADQVGGLLRYGIPDFKLEKWTIDRRLAVMEAEGIQFKTGVNVGVDVRAKDLMDQFDLVMLTGGSTVPRDLPIPGRDLKGIYPAMEFLSQQNKRNANRPVDVDHQGMPYGDGELWATGKNVVVIGGGDTGSDCVGTSNRHGAASVTQIELMPMPPKERAANTPWPNWPMMLRTSTSHEEGCERQWSINTKAFIGDENGNLKALRLVDLTWKNEGGRMQMVELPGSERDVPCELALLAAGFLHPQHNGLLDELGLEYDERGNVKTNKYQTSTNPKVFAAGDMRRGQSLVVWAISEGREAARAADCYLMGETRLEAKAVSMIEAV, encoded by the coding sequence ATGGGAAAACCTACCGGATTTTTAGAGTTTACGCGTGAGCTGCCTAAAAAGCGCGACCCGCAACAGCGCATTCACGATTACAAAGAGATTGAAGTGCCGTTTTCGGAGCAGGATTCACAGCGACAGGCGGCACGCTGCATGGACTGCGGCACACCATTCTGTCACAGTGGTTGTCCACTCGGCAACATCATACCGGAGTTCAACGACGCGGTATATGAGCAGAACTGGGCCTACGCCTACGAGATTCTGGCCAGCACCAACAACTTCCCTGAGTTTACGGGCCGCATCTGCCCCGCCCCCTGTGAGGCCTCCTGCGTACTGGGTATCAACAAACCCCCGGTTGCCATTGAATTTATCGAAAAGTCCATTGCCGAGGTAGCTTTCGAGAAAGGCTACGTTAAAGCCAGTCCGCCCAACGTACGGACGGGAAAGCAGGTTGCAGTAGTGGGTTCCGGCCCCGCCGGTTTAGCGGCTGCCGCCCAGCTTAACAAAGCGGGTCATACCGTTACCGTGTTCGAACGGGCCGATCAGGTTGGCGGTTTGCTGCGTTATGGTATTCCTGATTTTAAACTCGAGAAATGGACCATCGATCGCCGGCTGGCGGTGATGGAAGCCGAAGGAATTCAGTTCAAAACCGGCGTCAACGTAGGGGTTGACGTGCGGGCCAAAGACTTGATGGATCAGTTCGACCTGGTGATGCTTACCGGCGGCTCAACCGTTCCACGCGACCTTCCGATTCCCGGCCGTGACCTCAAAGGTATTTATCCGGCGATGGAATTCCTGAGCCAGCAAAACAAACGCAACGCCAACCGCCCCGTTGACGTCGACCACCAGGGTATGCCCTACGGTGACGGGGAGTTGTGGGCAACCGGAAAAAATGTGGTTGTCATTGGTGGTGGCGATACGGGTTCCGACTGCGTGGGAACCTCCAACCGCCACGGTGCAGCCAGTGTTACCCAGATTGAACTGATGCCCATGCCCCCTAAAGAGCGGGCCGCCAACACCCCATGGCCCAACTGGCCCATGATGCTCCGCACCAGCACCTCCCACGAGGAAGGCTGCGAGCGCCAGTGGTCGATCAACACGAAAGCTTTCATCGGCGATGAAAACGGTAATCTGAAAGCACTACGTCTGGTTGACCTGACCTGGAAAAACGAAGGCGGCCGGATGCAGATGGTTGAACTACCCGGCTCGGAACGCGACGTTCCCTGCGAACTGGCCCTGCTGGCTGCTGGTTTTCTGCATCCGCAGCACAACGGCCTGCTCGACGAACTCGGACTGGAATACGACGAGCGTGGTAATGTAAAAACGAACAAGTACCAGACCTCGACCAACCCGAAAGTTTTCGCAGCGGGCGACATGCGCCGGGGTCAGTCGCTCGTCGTGTGGGCCATCTCCGAAGGCCGCGAAGCCGCCCGCGCTGCCGATTGCTACCTGATGGGAGAAACCCGGCTTGAAGCCAAAGCGGTATCCATGATCGAAGCCGTTTAA
- a CDS encoding RidA family protein → MKFFFTCLASLLLTTFVQAQTNPNPQLGYTYKVDTGVVGKEVYISGQRPYNASGELVGTGNLGEQTRQVFQNLVAALDRVGMTMRNVKQVTYHLRGTPGQVNAAASQTASSVGAGFFGQIAPGLQQVKSLEKIVRDDVLIEVEVIAVK, encoded by the coding sequence ATGAAGTTTTTCTTTACCTGTCTGGCGAGCCTCCTGCTGACGACGTTCGTGCAGGCGCAAACGAATCCAAATCCGCAGTTGGGCTATACCTATAAGGTTGATACCGGTGTGGTGGGCAAAGAGGTGTATATCAGCGGGCAACGGCCCTACAACGCCAGCGGTGAGTTGGTAGGCACTGGTAACTTGGGTGAACAGACCCGGCAGGTGTTTCAGAATCTGGTTGCTGCCCTGGACCGGGTAGGAATGACCATGCGTAACGTGAAGCAGGTGACGTATCACCTCCGGGGTACTCCCGGGCAGGTGAATGCGGCTGCTTCCCAAACGGCTTCTTCCGTTGGGGCCGGTTTCTTTGGGCAGATAGCGCCGGGTTTGCAGCAGGTGAAAAGTCTTGAGAAGATTGTCCGGGATGACGTCCTCATCGAAGTAGAAGTGATAGCCGTAAAATAA
- a CDS encoding DUF2461 domain-containing protein codes for MTTKNSSKATFTKPTFTFLTELVDNNHREWFHANRSRYDAAKAELCGVVERVLTGMSAFEPLANTAVRDCIFRINRDIRFSKDKAPYKSNLAFAIGPGGRHSGRIDYYVQIQPGNKSFLGAGMWQPTPANLAKFRQEVDYNVQELKDIIEADQFRAYFPEVSGESMKTTPKGYSADHPEIDLLRRKELFFIHRYTDKEVIKVNFADEVIRGCQLIKPYCDLLNYLFFDEKEEPVTL; via the coding sequence ATGACAACAAAAAATAGTTCAAAAGCAACTTTCACCAAACCAACTTTTACGTTCCTGACGGAACTCGTTGACAATAACCACCGGGAATGGTTTCACGCCAACCGGAGTCGGTATGATGCCGCCAAGGCCGAATTATGTGGGGTTGTGGAGCGGGTGCTCACGGGTATGAGTGCCTTTGAGCCACTGGCGAATACAGCTGTCAGGGACTGCATATTCCGGATTAACCGGGATATTCGGTTCTCGAAGGATAAAGCCCCGTATAAGTCGAACCTGGCTTTTGCCATTGGCCCCGGTGGTCGTCATTCGGGTCGCATCGACTACTACGTGCAAATCCAGCCCGGTAACAAATCATTTCTGGGGGCGGGTATGTGGCAGCCCACACCGGCTAACCTGGCTAAGTTTCGGCAGGAGGTCGATTACAATGTGCAGGAGTTGAAAGATATTATTGAGGCCGATCAGTTCCGGGCTTATTTTCCGGAGGTGTCGGGGGAGTCGATGAAAACAACACCGAAAGGGTACTCCGCCGACCATCCCGAAATTGACCTGCTACGTCGGAAAGAACTGTTTTTCATTCACCGCTACACCGACAAGGAGGTTATAAAAGTTAATTTTGCGGATGAAGTCATACGGGGATGCCAACTGATAAAACCATACTGTGACCTACTGAATTACCTCTTTTTCGACGAGAAGGAAGAGCCTGTTACCTTATAA
- a CDS encoding AraC family transcriptional regulator: MKKVGISPGHEAVGMWGNRIDELVENKLTLSHDSAELHLYETFQQASHVELRFDTPVMTSMLSGRKVVHHPDQPSFEYRPGESLLMAPNHTLFVDYPEATIAKPTRCLALTISDEFIRQTVAELNEQVARVEVNDQWQLHTNSYHLQNDPEISTLVDKLARLFRENNPFKSFFIKNTLKELIIRLSQVQVQTDLLTHTKQHLSTNRLAYIVSYIRENVTRSLSIEELCDKACLSKSHFFRLFKSELGVSPAQFILTERIRRAKVILSNPAKSITDACYESGFNSLTHFSNTFRSIERMCPRQFKRKLFVTN, encoded by the coding sequence ATGAAAAAGGTAGGAATCAGTCCCGGCCACGAAGCGGTTGGCATGTGGGGTAATCGAATTGATGAGCTGGTGGAGAACAAGCTGACGTTAAGTCACGATTCGGCTGAACTGCACCTGTACGAAACCTTTCAGCAGGCCAGTCATGTCGAACTGCGCTTCGATACGCCCGTCATGACGAGTATGTTGAGTGGGAGAAAGGTTGTGCACCATCCTGATCAGCCATCTTTCGAGTACCGGCCCGGCGAATCGCTGCTGATGGCGCCCAATCATACCCTGTTTGTCGATTATCCGGAGGCTACCATCGCTAAACCAACCCGTTGTCTGGCTTTAACCATCTCGGATGAGTTTATCCGACAAACCGTCGCGGAACTGAACGAACAGGTGGCGCGGGTGGAAGTAAATGATCAGTGGCAACTGCATACCAACAGTTACCATCTGCAGAACGACCCCGAAATCAGTACGCTGGTCGATAAACTGGCCCGGCTCTTTCGGGAAAACAACCCGTTCAAATCGTTTTTTATCAAGAACACCCTGAAAGAGCTGATCATTCGTTTATCGCAGGTACAGGTACAAACCGATTTGCTGACCCATACGAAACAACACCTGAGCACCAACCGGCTGGCTTACATTGTGTCATATATCCGGGAAAACGTGACCCGATCTCTGTCGATCGAAGAACTGTGCGACAAGGCGTGTCTATCAAAATCGCATTTCTTCCGCCTTTTTAAAAGTGAACTCGGTGTGTCGCCCGCTCAGTTCATCCTGACCGAACGCATCCGGCGCGCCAAGGTTATTCTGAGCAACCCGGCCAAGAGCATTACCGACGCCTGCTATGAGTCGGGTTTTAACAGCCTTACCCATTTCAGCAACACATTCCGGTCCATTGAGCGTATGTGTCCCCGGCAGTTTAAGCGAAAACTTTTTGTAACAAATTAA
- a CDS encoding DUF779 domain-containing protein, protein MHQRLAITPAAADVLNKLRAQHGPLMFHQSGGCCDGSSPMCYAAGDFIIGSQDIWLGQIDGCDFWMSSDQFEYWQHTHLTVDVTPGRGASFSLEIPMGVRFLIRSRMFEPQELNNLLPVQQGPFENA, encoded by the coding sequence ATGCACCAACGCCTTGCTATCACCCCGGCCGCTGCCGACGTACTCAATAAGCTCCGCGCGCAGCACGGCCCGCTCATGTTTCATCAGAGCGGAGGATGCTGCGACGGCTCATCCCCCATGTGCTACGCTGCAGGCGACTTCATCATTGGCTCTCAGGACATATGGCTCGGTCAGATCGACGGCTGCGACTTCTGGATGTCGAGCGACCAGTTCGAATACTGGCAACACACCCATCTGACAGTCGATGTGACACCTGGACGGGGAGCCAGTTTTTCCCTCGAAATCCCAATGGGTGTCCGCTTCCTGATCCGGTCGCGCATGTTCGAGCCCCAGGAACTGAACAACCTGCTCCCTGTTCAACAGGGTCCTTTCGAAAATGCCTGA